The Coffea arabica cultivar ET-39 chromosome 1e, Coffea Arabica ET-39 HiFi, whole genome shotgun sequence genome has a window encoding:
- the LOC113718535 gene encoding transcription factor MYB12-like, whose product MGRAPCCEKVGIKRGRWTAEEDEILTKYIQASGEGSWRSLPKNAGLLRCGKSCRLRWINYLRSDLKRGNITAEEEELIINLHASLGNRWSLIAGHMPGRTDNEIKNYWNSHLSRQLHKFKKPDSESSVPPGPLQPAAEVMDLVVEHGGGEVSKKRKGSRSNMRKNRSSTNPSQPKELAGPAAATVQMPRTPTLEEETLSSAVSLEEGGTSKFVVSSSLMTDACAKRERRQNLASTGTTSDECTPEVGETKSSVMLQPEGGLMTSGSDGAVGLDSGTFCLDEMMNIGDPDGILTFHGNTTSTKETCSETAATNVERQCDNMDPGYYTTTTRASNIVDDQEETDKLGKMDVSNGRNQIGCTSPAAHEDHHDGKLDDWDDWQWDEPVVQNNLTTLPGEEADLLSWLWDSDNNNNYLNSSGNFDDGAGMDDEKHNAMVAWLLS is encoded by the exons ATGGGAAGAGCCCCTTGCTGTGAGAAAGTGGGCATAAAGAGAGGGAGGTGGACGGCTGAAGAAGATGAAATCTTGACCAAGTACATTCAAGCCAGCGGAGAAGGTTCCTGGAGGTCACTACCAAAGAATGCAG GACTGCTTAGATGTGGGAAGAGTTGCAGATTGAGATGGATCAACTACTTGAGGTCTGACTTGAAGCGAGGCAATATAACTGCAGAAGAGGAAGAACTGATAATTAATCTGCATGCATCTCTCGGTAACAG gTGGTCTTTGATTGCGGGACACATGCCAGGTAGAACAGACAATGAGATTAAGAACTACTGGAACTCTCATTTGAGCAGACAACTCCACAAATTCAAGAAGCCAGATAGCGAAAGTAGTGTACCACCAGGTCCGCTGCAACCAGCGGCAGAGGTGATGGATTTAGTAGTTGAGCATGGAGGCGGTGAAGTATCAAAGAAGCGAAAAGGCAGTCGATCCAACATGAGGAAGAACAGAAGCAGCACTAATCCATCGCAACCAAAAGAATTAGCGGGACCTGCTGCTGCAACGGTTCAAATGCcccgtactccaactcttgagGAAGAGACTCTGTCTAGTGCAGTCTCTTTGGAAGAGGGAGGTACGAGTAAATTCGTGGTTTCTAGTAGTCTTATGACGGACGCATGCGCTAAACGAGAAAGAAGACAAAATTTGGCAAGCACTGGTACTACTAGCGACGAATGCACCCCTGAAGTGGGAGAAACCAAGAGCAGCGTGATGTTGCAGCCTGAAGGTGGATTGATGACAAGCGGTAGTGATGGAGCTGTGGGGCTGGACAGCGGGACGTTTTGTCTTGATGAGATGATGAATATTGGGGATCCTGATGGGATTTTGACGTTTCACGGAAATACGACGAGTACAAAAGAAACGTGTAGTGAAACGGCAGCCACTAACGTGGAGCGACAATGCGATAATATGGACCCGGGCTACTACACTACAACTACAAGAGCATCAAATATTGTCGATGATCAGGAGGAAACTGATAAGTTGGGAAAAATGGACGTTTCAAACGGAAGGAATCAGATCGGCTGCACTTCTCCAGCAGCTCATGAAGATCATCACGACGGAAAGCTTGATGACTGGGATGATTGGCAATGGGATGAACCTGTAGTCCAAAACAATCTCACCACATTACCAGGGGAGGAAGCAGACTTGCTGTCGTGGCTCTGGGATTCTGACAACAACAACAACTACCTGAATTCAAGTGGGAATTTTGACGATGGAGCTGGAATGGACGATGAAAAGCACAATGCTATGGTTGCCTGGCTTCTCTCTTGA
- the LOC113718551 gene encoding dnaJ protein ERDJ3B-like yields MVHRRTSKLLFLLCFLSCSLIAIAAKSYYDILQVPRGASDEQMKRAYRKLALKYHPDKNQGNEEANKKFAEINNAYEVLSDSEKRSIYDRYGEEGLKQHAASGGRGGGMNIQDIFSQFFGGGPMEEEEKIVKGDDVIVELDATLEDLYMGGSLKVWREKNVIKPAPGKRRCNCRNEVYHKQIGPGMFQQMTEQVCEQCPNVKYEREGYFVTVDIEKGMQDGQEVVFYEDGEPIIDGEAGDLRFRIRTASHDLFRREGNDLHTTVTITLVQALVGFEKTIKHLDDHLVDIGTKGVTKPKEVRKFKGEGMPLHFSNKKGDLYVTFEVLFPTSLTEDQKTQIKAILG; encoded by the exons ATGGTGCACCGAAGAACATCCAAGTTGCTATTCCTGCTATGCTTTTTATCCTGTTCTCTAATCGCCATTGCAGC GAAGAGCTATTATGATATTCTGCAAGTGCCGAGAGGTGCTTCGGACGAGCAGATGAAACGGGCCTACAGGAAACTTGCGTTGAAGTATCATCCCGATAAGAACCAAGGCAACGAGGAGGCTAACAAGAAATTTGCTGAAATCAATAATG CTTACGAAGTGCTTTCTGATAGCGAAAAGAGGAGCATTTATGATAGGTATGGGGAGGAGGGTCTCAAACAGCACGCTGCCAGTGGTGGCAGAGGTGGCGGGATGAACATTCAAGACATATTTAGCCA GTTCTTTGGTGGAGGTCCaatggaagaagaagagaagattGTTAAAGGTGATGATGTGATTGTTGAATTGGATGCAACTTTGGAAGATCTATACATGGGGGGGTCATTGAAG gtaTGGAGGGAGAAAAATGTCATAAAGCCAGCCCCTGGTAAGAGACGTTGTAACTGCCGAAACGAGGTTTATCACAAGCAAATTGGTCCAGGGATGTTTCAGCAGATGACTGAGCAG GTCTGTGAACAATGCCCTAATGTGAAGTATGAAAGGGAAGGCTATTTTGTGACTGTTGATATTGAGAAAGGGATGCAAGATGGGCAG GAAGTGGTGTTTTACGAGGATGGTGAGCCCATAATTGATGGGGAAGCTGGAGATCTGAGG TTTCGCATCCGTACCGCATCCCATGACCTCTTCAGGAGGGAAGGCAATGATCTACACACTACTGTTACTATAACCTTG GTGCAAGCTCTTGTtggttttgagaaaaccatcaaACATCTTGATGATCATTTAGTGGACATTGGCACAAAG GGAGTTACAAAGCCCAAGGAAGTGAGAAAATTTAAGGGTGAAGGTATGCCCTTGCATTTCAGTAACAAGAAGGGAGACCTTTACGTCACATTTGAGGTTCTGTTCCCAACTTCACTAACGGAAGATCAGAAGACACAGATTAAGGCAATTCTTGGTTGA
- the LOC113718558 gene encoding phospholipase A1 PLIP2, chloroplastic isoform X1 has translation MDTLCLKGGIHNLPPPIAVAGAGSLEVRSAHHPSHICANAVGRSSAAISVDKPSASSSHRDWGFSFRYPFRSLWPKGGKSTYDAAISVKDAVPVLAEEKDDNNEEKYELDHDGRNGNWVFKILHVRSLWKQEQQEEEEEDLEVRTPVEEEKLENNGLSDENERRPRCCDVDEECDVCTVCDDDDGDDQKFDLDRDSFTKLLRRVSLAEARLYAHMSYLGNLAYCIPQIKPGNLLRNRGLRFVTSSLEKKEQALQADKEKAASEDLHENHNEAAKGQQRNDGSSAEGQEVKDNKEKQVQLEEEKIDGNRISAAAAYQIAASAASYLHSHTKSILPFISKSRMNENVTENNTESTKVVNMMNEEVASVMATTDSVTAVVAAKEEVKQAVADDLNSTRSSPCEWFICDDDQSATRFFVIQGSESLASWQANLLFEPVQFEGLDVLVHRGIYEAAKGIYEQILPEVRSHLKSCKRATFRFTGHSLGGSLSLLINLMLLIRGEVPASSLLPVITFGAPTVMCGGDRLLHKLGLPRSHVKAITMHRDIVPRAFSCGYPNHVAEFLKAVNGNFRTLPCLTNQKLLYAPMGELLILQPDEKFSPSHHLLPSGSGLYLLSCQATDGSEAERQMKAAQAVFLNSPHPLEILSDRAAYGSGGTIQRDHDMNSYLRSVRRVIQEELNRTRKARKERRRKVWWPLVASRGVNPGIIIGSPVEFITTGKGLFNFAGIIHTGKESVKRFSRLVASQHMHLLVVLLLPARLLIMGAHSVIRFH, from the exons ATGGATACTCTCTGTTTGAAGGGGGGAATTCATAATTTGCCGCCCCCCATCGCCGTCGCTGGTGCCGGAAGTTTGGAAGTCCGTTCAGCCCATCATCCTTCGCATATTTGCGCCAACGCGGTTGGTCGATCGTCCGCCGCTATTTCCGTCGACAAGCCTTCCGCGTCTTCTTCTCACAGGGACTGGGGCTTTTCCTTTAGATACCCATTTAGATCTCTCTGGCCCAAGGGAGGTAAGAGCACTTATGACGCCGCCATATCCGTGAAAGACGCCGTCCCAGTTTTGGCGGAGGAAAAGGACGATAATAATGAGGAAAAATATGAGCTGGATCATGATGGGCGAAATGGGAATTGGGTTTTCAAGATTTTGCACGTTAGGTCCCTGTGGAAGCAAGAAcagcaagaagaagaagaagaagatttaGAGGTGAGGACACCGgtggaagaagaaaaattagaaaacaatGGGCTTTCTGACGAGAATGAACGGAGACCAAGATGTTGTGATGTTGATGAGGAGTGTGATGTTTGTACAGTttgtgatgatgatgatggcgATGACCAAAAATTCGATTTAGATAGAGATTCGTTTACAAAGTTGCTGCGGAGGGTTTCCTTGGCGGAAGCTAGATTGTATGCTCACATGTCGTATTTGGGAAACTTGGCTTATTGCATTCCCCAAATCAAG CCAGGAAATCTCCTGAGAAATCGTGGACTGCGGTTTGTGACTTCATCTCTAGAAAAGAAAGAACAGGCATTGCAGGCTGATAAAGAGAAGGCAGCATCTGAAGACCTTCATGAAAACCACAATGAAGCAGCTAAAGGCCAGCAAAGGAACGATGGGTCATCAGCCGAAGGTCAAGAAGTCAAAGATAACAAGGAAAAGCAAGTACAACTTGAGGAGGAGAAGATTGATGGGAACCGGATAAGTGCAGCTGCTGCTTATCAAATTGCTGCCTCCGCTGCTTCTTATTTGCATTCTCATACAAAGAGCATACTGCCATTTATATCCAAATCAAGGATGAATGAAAATGTAACTGAAAACAACACTGAAAGTACCAAAGTTGTCAATATGATGAATGAAGAGGTGGCCTCAGTAATGGCAACCACTGATTCAGTGACAGCTGTAGTTGCTGCCAAGGAGGAAGTAAAACAAGCTGTAGCAGACGATTTGAACTCAACTCGTTCCTCACCCTGTGAGTGGTTCATCTGTGATGATGATCAGAGTGCCACGAGATTCTTCGTAATTCAG GGATCTGAGTCACTGGCATCATGGCAGGCCAATCTACTCTTTGAACCCGTTCAATTCGAG GGTCTTGATGTACTTGTGCATCGTGGTATATATGAGGCTGCCAAGGGGATCTATGAACAAATACTGCCTGAAGTTCGTTCACATTTGAAATCATGCAAGCGAGCTACTTTTCGTTTCACTGGGCACTCTCTTGGAGGAAGCTTATCGTTGCTTATTAATCTCATGTTACTGATAAGGGGAGAAGTTCCCGCTTCTTCATTACTCCCAGTTATAACTTTTGGAGCACCAACAGTAATGTGTGGAGGAGATAGGCTCCTACACAAGCTTGGATTGCCTCGAAGTCATGTCAAGGCAATCACCATGCACCGCGACATTGTACCCCGAGCATTCTCTTGTGGCTATCCCAATCACGTTGCAGAGTTTCTCAAGGCCGTGAATGGAAATTTTCGCACTCTACCATGCCTTACAAACCAG AAGTTGCTATATGCTCCAATGGGGGAGCTTCTCATTCTTCAGCCAGATGAGAAATTTTCACCAAGCCATCATCTTCTTCCTTCGGGGAGTGGCCTGTATCTATTGAGCTGCCAAGCAACTGATGGCAGTGAGGCAGAAAGGCAGATGAAGGCTGCACAGGCCGTTTTCTTAAACTCACCACACCCACTCGAGATTTTGAGCGACCGGGCTGCATATGGTTCTGGAGGGACAATCCAAAGGGATCATGACATGAACTCGTACTTGAGATCTGTACGCAGGGTGATTCAGGAAGAGCTCAACCGCACAAGGAAAGCGAGGAAAGAACGCAGGCGCAAAGTTTGGTGGCCACTGGTGGCATCGCGGGGGGTCAATCCTGGCATCATCATAGGCAGCCCTGTGGAATTCATTACTACGGGGAAAGGACTGTTTAATTTCGCTGGCATCATTCACACGGGGAAGGAATCTGTGAAAAGGTTCAGTAGGCTGGTTGCATCGCAGCACATGCATTTACTTGTGGTGCTCTTGTTGCCTGCAAGGTTGTTAATTATGGGGGCACATAGCGTTATCCGTTTCCATTGA
- the LOC113718558 gene encoding phospholipase A1 PLIP2, chloroplastic isoform X2 — MDTLCLKGGIHNLPPPIAVAGAGSLEVRSAHHPSHICANAVGRSSAAISVDKPSASSSHRDWGFSFRYPFRSLWPKGGKSTYDAAISVKDAVPVLAEEKDDNNEEKYELDHDGRNGNWVFKILHVRSLWKQEQQEEEEEDLEVRTPVEEEKLENNGLSDENERRPRCCDVDEECDVCTVCDDDDGDDQKFDLDRDSFTKLLRRVSLAEARLYAHMSYLGNLAYCIPQIKPGNLLRNRGLRFVTSSLEKKEQALQADKEKAASEDLHENHNEAAKGQQRNDGSSAEGQEVKDNKEKQVQLEEEKIDGNRISAAAAYQIAASAASYLHSHTKSILPFISKSRMNENVTENNTESTKVVNMMNEEVASVMATTDSVTAVVAAKEEVKQAVADDLNSTRSSPCEWFICDDDQSATRFFVIQGSESLASWQANLLFEPVQFEGLDVLVHRGIYEAAKGIYEQILPEVRSHLKSCKRATFRFTGHSLGGSLSLLINLMLLIRGEVPASSLLPVITFGAPTVMCGGDRLLHKLGLPRSHVKAITMHRDIVPRAFSCGYPNHVAEFLKAVNGNFRTLPCLTNQLLYAPMGELLILQPDEKFSPSHHLLPSGSGLYLLSCQATDGSEAERQMKAAQAVFLNSPHPLEILSDRAAYGSGGTIQRDHDMNSYLRSVRRVIQEELNRTRKARKERRRKVWWPLVASRGVNPGIIIGSPVEFITTGKGLFNFAGIIHTGKESVKRFSRLVASQHMHLLVVLLLPARLLIMGAHSVIRFH; from the exons ATGGATACTCTCTGTTTGAAGGGGGGAATTCATAATTTGCCGCCCCCCATCGCCGTCGCTGGTGCCGGAAGTTTGGAAGTCCGTTCAGCCCATCATCCTTCGCATATTTGCGCCAACGCGGTTGGTCGATCGTCCGCCGCTATTTCCGTCGACAAGCCTTCCGCGTCTTCTTCTCACAGGGACTGGGGCTTTTCCTTTAGATACCCATTTAGATCTCTCTGGCCCAAGGGAGGTAAGAGCACTTATGACGCCGCCATATCCGTGAAAGACGCCGTCCCAGTTTTGGCGGAGGAAAAGGACGATAATAATGAGGAAAAATATGAGCTGGATCATGATGGGCGAAATGGGAATTGGGTTTTCAAGATTTTGCACGTTAGGTCCCTGTGGAAGCAAGAAcagcaagaagaagaagaagaagatttaGAGGTGAGGACACCGgtggaagaagaaaaattagaaaacaatGGGCTTTCTGACGAGAATGAACGGAGACCAAGATGTTGTGATGTTGATGAGGAGTGTGATGTTTGTACAGTttgtgatgatgatgatggcgATGACCAAAAATTCGATTTAGATAGAGATTCGTTTACAAAGTTGCTGCGGAGGGTTTCCTTGGCGGAAGCTAGATTGTATGCTCACATGTCGTATTTGGGAAACTTGGCTTATTGCATTCCCCAAATCAAG CCAGGAAATCTCCTGAGAAATCGTGGACTGCGGTTTGTGACTTCATCTCTAGAAAAGAAAGAACAGGCATTGCAGGCTGATAAAGAGAAGGCAGCATCTGAAGACCTTCATGAAAACCACAATGAAGCAGCTAAAGGCCAGCAAAGGAACGATGGGTCATCAGCCGAAGGTCAAGAAGTCAAAGATAACAAGGAAAAGCAAGTACAACTTGAGGAGGAGAAGATTGATGGGAACCGGATAAGTGCAGCTGCTGCTTATCAAATTGCTGCCTCCGCTGCTTCTTATTTGCATTCTCATACAAAGAGCATACTGCCATTTATATCCAAATCAAGGATGAATGAAAATGTAACTGAAAACAACACTGAAAGTACCAAAGTTGTCAATATGATGAATGAAGAGGTGGCCTCAGTAATGGCAACCACTGATTCAGTGACAGCTGTAGTTGCTGCCAAGGAGGAAGTAAAACAAGCTGTAGCAGACGATTTGAACTCAACTCGTTCCTCACCCTGTGAGTGGTTCATCTGTGATGATGATCAGAGTGCCACGAGATTCTTCGTAATTCAG GGATCTGAGTCACTGGCATCATGGCAGGCCAATCTACTCTTTGAACCCGTTCAATTCGAG GGTCTTGATGTACTTGTGCATCGTGGTATATATGAGGCTGCCAAGGGGATCTATGAACAAATACTGCCTGAAGTTCGTTCACATTTGAAATCATGCAAGCGAGCTACTTTTCGTTTCACTGGGCACTCTCTTGGAGGAAGCTTATCGTTGCTTATTAATCTCATGTTACTGATAAGGGGAGAAGTTCCCGCTTCTTCATTACTCCCAGTTATAACTTTTGGAGCACCAACAGTAATGTGTGGAGGAGATAGGCTCCTACACAAGCTTGGATTGCCTCGAAGTCATGTCAAGGCAATCACCATGCACCGCGACATTGTACCCCGAGCATTCTCTTGTGGCTATCCCAATCACGTTGCAGAGTTTCTCAAGGCCGTGAATGGAAATTTTCGCACTCTACCATGCCTTACAAACCAG TTGCTATATGCTCCAATGGGGGAGCTTCTCATTCTTCAGCCAGATGAGAAATTTTCACCAAGCCATCATCTTCTTCCTTCGGGGAGTGGCCTGTATCTATTGAGCTGCCAAGCAACTGATGGCAGTGAGGCAGAAAGGCAGATGAAGGCTGCACAGGCCGTTTTCTTAAACTCACCACACCCACTCGAGATTTTGAGCGACCGGGCTGCATATGGTTCTGGAGGGACAATCCAAAGGGATCATGACATGAACTCGTACTTGAGATCTGTACGCAGGGTGATTCAGGAAGAGCTCAACCGCACAAGGAAAGCGAGGAAAGAACGCAGGCGCAAAGTTTGGTGGCCACTGGTGGCATCGCGGGGGGTCAATCCTGGCATCATCATAGGCAGCCCTGTGGAATTCATTACTACGGGGAAAGGACTGTTTAATTTCGCTGGCATCATTCACACGGGGAAGGAATCTGTGAAAAGGTTCAGTAGGCTGGTTGCATCGCAGCACATGCATTTACTTGTGGTGCTCTTGTTGCCTGCAAGGTTGTTAATTATGGGGGCACATAGCGTTATCCGTTTCCATTGA
- the LOC140014636 gene encoding uncharacterized protein produces the protein MGRNRVYGSLEEARAEKNRRSREQRAAARRGTKNDAPLGVCTLVVTAFNIHDLNAVNQPNMGVVESSLGSGSVLPFAENNAEHLRAENQGDVSRSAGNGASEVPTTNSDAGESSLHRRHHLCIGDVGVQDAL, from the exons ATGGGTCGAAATAGAGTATATGGAAGTTTAGAAGAGGCTCGTGCTGAGAAAAATCGAAGGAGCCGCGAGCAACGTGCTGCTGCTCGGCGTGGGACAAAGAATGATGCGCCATTAGGAGTGTGTACATTAGTTGTCACGGCTTttaatatacatgacctaaatgCTGTGAATCAGCCAAATATGGGCGTCGTTGAATCTTCATTAGGTTCGGGCTCAGTATTGCCATTTGCAGAGAACAATGCAGAGCACCTTCGAGCT GAAAATCAAGGAGATGTATCTAGGTCTGCTGGTAATGGTGCTAGCGAGGTTCCAACAACTAATTCAGATGCGGGTGAATCATCTTTGCATAGGCGACACCATCTTTGCATAGGCGACGTCGGCGTACAAGACGCTCTGTGA
- the LOC113718572 gene encoding uncharacterized protein → MGWMSRFLAAVTFLAVGVIFSPETFGSTSPQDGQQHHHPKLLSFLKLAHLLCFSTAWGAALWVTFIGGIIMFKNLPRHQFGNLQSKMFPAYFSMVGVCCAVCVASFAYLHPWKTASMAHKYQLGFLLAAFAFNLTNLLVFTPMTIEMMKQRHKIEREAQIGEEVGWTKNQEVAKVNPKLAAMNKKFGMIHGLSSLANIMSFGSLAMHSWYLSGKINF, encoded by the exons ATGGGTTGGATGAGCAGATTCCTAGCTGCAGTGACGTTCTTGGCCGTCGGGGTGATATTCTCCCCTGAAACCTTCGGATCAACATCCCCCCAGGATGGCCAGCAGCACCATCATCCAAAGCTTCTTTCCTTCCTCAAACTCGCCCACCTCCTCTGCTTCTCCACTGCCTGGGGGGCTGCCCTCTGGGTCACCTTCATCGGCGGCATCATTATGTTCAA GAATCTGCCCAGGCATCAATTCGGGAATCTGCAGAGCAAGATGTTCCCTGCCTACTTCTCCATGGTCGGGGTGTGTTGTGCGGTCTGCGTGGCGTCCTTTGCCTACCTGCATCCCTGGAAGACTGCCTCCATGGCTCATAAATACCAACTCGGCTTTCTCCTAGCTGCTTTCGCTTTCAACCTCACCAATCTTCTTGTCTTTACTCCCATGACCATCGAG ATGATGAAACAAAGGCACAAGATAGAAAGAGAAGCACAAATTGGGGAAGAAGTCGGGTGGACGAAGAATCAGGAAGTTGCGAAGGTAAATCCAAAGCTTGCTGCCATGAATAAGAAGTTCGGCATGATTCATGGACTGTCTTCTCTTGCTAATATAATGTCTTTTGGGAGTCTTGCCATGCATTCCTGGTATCTGTCTGGTAAGATCAATTTTTAG